One stretch of Euwallacea similis isolate ESF13 chromosome 6, ESF131.1, whole genome shotgun sequence DNA includes these proteins:
- the Dhit gene encoding regulator of G-protein signaling 17 — protein sequence MSCSITERVSSTPATIQSVSATSGGNIGPSSLSIIESSSSSTHQVRCRERVGPEGNSLSTLATSPSPRQPAEGASTPSGDDGPPQNGPQSTSPQGSQFRSKPCGTMLLCCCCKCPWSNTGNKENGRTKGSTIDDSPGKGVQEEVRVSAEELRSWGKSFDKLMKSAAGRKVFRNFLRGEYSEENILFWLACDDFKKHTDKAYTERRSRLIYMNYIHPDSSTEVSLDSRVREIVKKQLQEPQPNMYDEAQLQIYTLMQRDSYPRFLNSPAFKDLMQQAEKKGKEKLSIFLPPQKTPSLHTIDLNSMQIMGEEHGHASQSTPLLTAVHPAATMPVSDFSDRDQDAC from the exons ATGTCTTGTAGCATTACTGAGCGGGTCAGTTCTACACCGGCGACAATCCAAAGCGTATCCGCCACTAGTGGAGGCAATATCGGACCTTCTTCACTGAGTATAATAGAGTCATCAAGTAGTTCCACACATCAGGTACGATGTAGGGAGCGTGTAGGGCCCGAAGGCAACTCGTTGTCAACCCTAGCCACGTCCCCTAGTCCGCGACAGCCTGCAGAAGGGGCCAGCACCCCAAGTGGGGATGATGGCCCCCCTCAAAATGGGCCACAATCTACTAGCCCACAGGGATCACAATTCAGATCAAAACCCTGTGGTACTATGCTCTTGTGTTGCTGCTGTAAATGCCCTTG GTCGAACACtggaaacaaagaaaatgGTAGAACGAAAGGTTCAACTATTGACGATTCTCC AGGCAAGGGAGTACAGGAAGAAGTTCGTGTTTCTGCAGAGGAACTTCGAAGTTGGGGGAAGTCTTTTGACAAGCTGATGAAAAGCGCCG CGGGTAGAAAAGTGTTTAGGAATTTCCTTAGAGGAGAATACTcggaagaaaatattttgttttggttGGCTTGCGATGATTTCAAGAAACACACAGACAAAGCGTACACTGAGAGGCGATCTAGACTgatttatatgaattatattCATCCAGACTCATCAACAGAG GTCTCCTTAGACTCTAGAGTGCGAGAAATCGTGAAAAAACAACTACAAGAACCTCAACCAAACATGTATGACGAAGCTCAATTACAGATCTATACTTTAATGCAAAGAGACAGCTATCCCCGCTTTTTGAATTCTCCCGCTTTCAAGGACCTTATGCAGCAAGCCGAAAAGAAGGGCAAAGAAAAGTTATCG atttttttaccaCCCCAAAAAACCCCTTCGCTTCACACAATCGACTTAAATTCAATGCAGATTATGGGAGAAGAGCATGGTCATGCAAGTCAGTCGACGCCGTTGCTGACGGCTGTTCACCCTGCAGCTACAATGCCGGTGTCCGATTTTTCAGATAGGGACCAGGATGCATGttaa